The following coding sequences are from one Hymenobacter sp. DG25A window:
- a CDS encoding M16 family metallopeptidase — translation MIHFEEFTLDNGLRCIVHEDHSTPMAVLNILYNVGSRDEDPAHTGFAHLFEHLMFSGSVNIPSYDEPLQLVGGENNAFTSPDITNYYLTLPAANIETGFWLESDRMLSLAFSENGLEVQRKVVVEEFKQNYLNQPYGDVWLKLRPLAYQVHPYNWATIGKEISHIEEATMQQVRNFFTKHYSPANAILVVAGAVTRAEAQRLAEKWFGPIPGGTRYERNLPQEPRQTQARTLDVTADVPLNAFYKVYHMPARTDDAYYTVDLLSDVLGRGKSSRLYQQLVKDEPLFNSISASVTGSLEPGLVVVSGRLNAGVSLEQAEAAVEKVVAELRTTPVGSEELEKVKNQAEASIVFGEIELLNRAMNLAYCKLMGNADLINQESAQIQAVTPEAILAAAQEVLRPENSSTLRYHSQDSVAATSDSEEVSASV, via the coding sequence ATGATTCATTTCGAAGAATTCACCCTCGATAACGGCCTGCGCTGCATTGTACACGAAGACCACAGCACGCCCATGGCGGTGCTTAATATTCTCTATAATGTAGGCTCGCGCGACGAAGACCCGGCCCACACGGGCTTTGCGCACTTGTTTGAGCACCTGATGTTCTCGGGCTCGGTGAATATCCCCAGCTACGACGAGCCCCTGCAGCTGGTGGGCGGCGAGAACAATGCCTTCACCTCCCCCGATATCACTAACTATTACCTCACGCTGCCCGCCGCCAACATTGAAACCGGTTTTTGGCTGGAATCTGACCGAATGCTAAGCCTGGCCTTCTCCGAAAACGGGCTGGAAGTGCAGCGCAAGGTAGTGGTGGAAGAGTTCAAGCAGAATTACCTCAACCAGCCCTACGGCGACGTGTGGCTGAAGCTGCGCCCCCTCGCCTACCAGGTGCACCCCTACAACTGGGCCACTATTGGCAAGGAAATCAGCCATATAGAAGAAGCCACCATGCAGCAGGTGCGCAACTTCTTTACCAAGCACTACTCGCCCGCCAACGCCATTCTGGTGGTAGCCGGGGCCGTTACCCGGGCCGAGGCCCAGCGCCTGGCTGAAAAATGGTTTGGCCCCATTCCGGGCGGCACCCGCTACGAGCGCAACCTGCCCCAGGAGCCGCGCCAGACCCAGGCCCGCACACTGGATGTAACCGCCGATGTGCCTCTGAACGCCTTCTACAAAGTGTACCACATGCCCGCCCGCACCGATGACGCTTATTACACCGTCGATTTGCTGAGCGACGTGCTGGGCCGGGGCAAATCCTCCCGCCTGTATCAGCAGCTGGTGAAGGACGAGCCGTTGTTTAACTCTATTTCTGCCTCCGTTACGGGCTCCCTGGAGCCCGGGCTGGTGGTGGTTAGCGGCCGCCTGAACGCCGGGGTTTCGCTGGAGCAGGCCGAGGCCGCCGTAGAAAAGGTAGTAGCCGAGCTGCGCACCACCCCGGTAGGCAGCGAAGAGCTGGAGAAAGTAAAAAATCAGGCCGAAGCCAGTATTGTATTCGGAGAAATTGAGCTCCTGAACCGGGCCATGAACCTGGCCTACTGCAAGCTGATGGGCAATGCCGATTTAATCAACCAGGAAAGTGCCCAGATTCAGGCCGTAACGCCCGAGGCAATTTTGGCCGCAGCACAGGAAGTATTGCGTCCCGAAAACAGCAGCACCCTCCGTTACCACTCCCAGGACAGCGTAGCCGCTACTTCCGATTCGGAAGAGGTCAGCGCATCGGTTTAA
- a CDS encoding SusC/RagA family TonB-linked outer membrane protein, with protein sequence MPQLLPLISLLFIAPVALAQQVDSLVFPPAIKPGRIITANAALPDTAAGHSLIPGTPFQEQLRQVAGVQVTPYSGAPGAPAVVRIRGAASMGRNVQPLYVLDGLPVWQHHTQIWQDQNPDTPPYSYELNPTLTLAPEDILSLEILKGAYETAEYGAQGMNGVIRITTRNGQNGKPRLTYNGYGGVQQARFRYNLLNAPEYAGLVNEAAANFGGDPKYTPEQIAAFGQGTDWQRELLRTAGVHHQQVALQGGKGRTVYYTSAAYGQQQGILQNSRLRSFNLRATVEHQFTPKLMLRGTLSTSEQQARLLADNLTTSMVLAVPTQPARTVTGELAEPELNFNNPLREALLTYRTPRQRYLLGQLHLRYTVLPFLTLEMRGSEEHINQKMTGYQASWYSQPAGRVLEQEAEYRQWTVLPAMRFHHTFGRHQVQVGVAAQRQSQQQDQARQQYRGEEKLLNYYGSHMPYRLTAYHLTGSYQWKERYEANLSLRRDAMLLPFGGKNLQYLPAAQVKWHAGREAWLQQLPLLSTLEAWAGWGHTSNAGQFATGAYLMQAVPGSGGFSYRYLPLDELTRQQEVGLTMGLWQDRLTLSSTAYHRNTRVLGRPEIIFGNMPTPATPTYGQLRNRGLELTATGQWQAGRLRGITSLSAAFNQNRFQADELENYRSNQNQQIRDGHPLSTFYTLQYTGPDTNGLPRYVDVNQDGRFNYEDGQDLGSGLPHQLLSMGQNLQVGRFRLQAQLDGMFGYQQQTSYLYLLNSANTYTNSTRNTLNYWTPENPTATVPRLGAFPRMDSDFTLQSGNHVRLTSLTAHYKLWEKDSRSLTLWAGGHNLLVLSKYRGFDPNVSSAGADSQQAGLDNGAYPTARTFLLGVQATL encoded by the coding sequence ATGCCCCAACTATTACCGCTTATCTCGCTGCTTTTTATTGCCCCAGTAGCTCTTGCCCAACAGGTAGATTCGCTGGTTTTCCCTCCGGCAATTAAACCCGGACGCATTATTACAGCTAACGCCGCCCTCCCCGATACGGCGGCTGGGCATTCGCTTATTCCGGGCACACCCTTCCAAGAGCAGCTGCGCCAAGTGGCCGGCGTGCAGGTAACTCCCTACTCCGGCGCTCCTGGCGCCCCGGCTGTGGTGCGCATTCGGGGAGCAGCCAGTATGGGCCGTAACGTGCAGCCCCTGTATGTGCTGGATGGACTCCCGGTGTGGCAGCACCACACCCAGATATGGCAGGATCAGAACCCGGATACGCCCCCCTACTCCTACGAGCTAAACCCCACGCTGACCCTTGCTCCGGAGGATATCCTGTCGCTGGAAATACTAAAAGGGGCGTATGAAACCGCCGAATACGGCGCGCAGGGCATGAACGGCGTTATCCGCATTACCACCCGCAATGGGCAGAACGGCAAGCCGCGACTTACCTACAACGGCTACGGTGGGGTGCAACAGGCTCGTTTCCGCTACAATCTGCTGAACGCCCCCGAGTATGCCGGCCTGGTAAATGAGGCTGCCGCCAACTTCGGCGGCGACCCCAAATACACTCCCGAACAGATAGCCGCCTTTGGGCAGGGCACGGATTGGCAACGAGAGTTGCTGCGCACGGCCGGTGTGCACCACCAGCAGGTAGCGTTACAGGGCGGCAAGGGCCGTACCGTGTACTACACCAGCGCCGCCTATGGGCAGCAACAGGGCATTCTGCAAAACTCCCGCCTGCGCTCGTTCAACCTGCGGGCCACTGTCGAGCACCAGTTCACGCCTAAGCTTATGCTGCGCGGCACACTCTCTACCAGCGAGCAGCAGGCCCGCCTGCTAGCCGATAACTTGACAACCAGTATGGTACTGGCTGTGCCCACCCAACCGGCCCGCACTGTCACTGGCGAGCTGGCGGAACCCGAACTCAACTTTAATAATCCGTTGCGCGAAGCTCTGCTTACCTACCGCACGCCCCGCCAGCGCTACCTGCTGGGCCAGTTGCACCTGCGCTATACCGTGCTGCCATTCCTCACGCTGGAAATGCGCGGCAGCGAGGAGCACATCAACCAAAAAATGACGGGCTACCAGGCATCCTGGTACAGCCAGCCAGCCGGCCGGGTGCTGGAGCAGGAGGCCGAATACCGGCAATGGACGGTGCTGCCGGCCATGCGCTTCCATCACACCTTCGGCCGCCACCAGGTGCAAGTAGGCGTGGCCGCGCAGCGCCAGAGCCAGCAACAGGACCAAGCCCGCCAGCAGTATCGAGGGGAGGAAAAACTGCTCAACTACTACGGGAGCCATATGCCATACCGCCTAACGGCTTACCATCTCACTGGCTCTTATCAATGGAAAGAACGCTACGAAGCCAACCTGAGCCTGCGCCGCGACGCCATGCTTCTCCCATTCGGGGGTAAGAACTTACAGTATCTACCAGCTGCCCAGGTAAAATGGCACGCCGGCCGCGAAGCCTGGCTACAGCAACTGCCCCTGCTGAGCACACTAGAGGCCTGGGCCGGGTGGGGCCATACTTCCAACGCCGGTCAATTTGCCACCGGTGCCTATCTCATGCAGGCTGTGCCAGGGTCTGGGGGCTTCAGTTACCGGTATTTGCCGCTTGATGAGCTTACTCGGCAACAGGAGGTGGGCCTTACGATGGGTCTGTGGCAGGACCGCCTCACACTCAGCTCCACAGCCTACCACCGGAATACCCGCGTGCTGGGCCGCCCAGAAATTATTTTTGGTAACATGCCAACCCCGGCAACGCCCACCTACGGCCAGCTTCGCAACCGGGGCCTAGAGCTGACGGCCACCGGCCAGTGGCAGGCAGGCCGCCTGCGAGGCATTACCTCGCTATCCGCTGCCTTCAACCAGAACCGCTTCCAGGCCGATGAATTGGAGAATTACCGCTCCAACCAGAATCAGCAAATCCGCGACGGCCATCCTCTATCCACTTTCTACACTCTGCAGTACACTGGCCCGGATACCAACGGACTACCCCGCTACGTGGACGTGAATCAGGATGGCCGCTTTAATTACGAGGATGGCCAAGACCTTGGTAGTGGCTTGCCGCACCAACTCCTCTCTATGGGCCAAAACCTGCAGGTAGGGCGCTTCCGTCTGCAGGCACAGCTCGATGGCATGTTCGGCTATCAGCAGCAAACCTCGTATCTGTACCTACTGAACTCCGCTAATACTTATACCAACAGCACCCGTAACACTCTCAATTACTGGACTCCCGAAAACCCTACCGCCACAGTACCCCGCTTAGGAGCCTTCCCGAGGATGGACAGTGACTTCACACTGCAATCGGGCAACCATGTGCGGCTCACCAGCCTGACGGCACACTACAAGCTTTGGGAAAAAGACAGTCGCAGCCTCACGCTTTGGGCTGGTGGCCACAACCTGCTGGTACTGTCTAAATACCGTGGCTTTGACCCCAACGTGAGCAGCGCCGGTGCCGATAGCCAGCAGGCTGGCCTCGATAACGGCGCTTACCCCACCGCCCGCACTTTCCTTCTGGGTGTGCAGGCCACGTTATAA
- a CDS encoding thiamine pyrophosphate-dependent enzyme, translated as MNFDRKDYSNDQLLHLYQGLLKPRMIEEKMLILLRQGKVSKWFSGIGQEAISVGSTLALDEDEYILPLHRNLGVFTGRNVPLDRLFAQWQGKTTGYTKGRDRSFHFGTNEHHIVGMISHLGPQLAVAGGIALADLLDRRNKITVTYSGDGGASEGDFHEALNVAAVWQLPVIFIIENNGYGLSTPSREQFRFRYFIDKGPAYGMEAVQVDGNNVLEVYDTVRRLAEDLRQNPRPVLLEALTFRMRGHEEASGTKYVPQELFEEWAQKDPVQNYENWLMEQGILSETARHQFREKIKAEIEEGLRVADAVPMPTASLQEEIADMYRPFAAPDRAPAADAPATDKRFVDAISDGLRQSMEEYPELVLMGQDIADYGGVFKVTEGFVAQFGKERVRNTPLCESAIVGAGLGLSIKGKKAMVEMQFADFVTCGFNQIVNNLAKSHYRWGQNADVVVRMPTGAGSAAGPFHSQSNEAWFTHTPGLKVVYPSNPHDAKGLLCAAIEDPNPVMYFEHKMLYRSISGPVPDGYYTTPIGKAALIREGEELSIITYGMGVHWATALAAELNLDCDILDLRTLLPWDEEAVRQTVEKNGRVIILHEDTLTGGIGGELAAWIAEHCFESLDAPVQRVASLDTAIPFAPPLEKQFLPQQRLRETVEKLRNY; from the coding sequence ATGAACTTCGACCGTAAGGACTACTCCAACGACCAGCTTCTCCACCTGTACCAGGGCCTGCTGAAACCACGGATGATTGAAGAAAAAATGCTCATTCTGCTGCGGCAGGGCAAAGTGAGCAAGTGGTTTTCGGGCATCGGGCAGGAAGCCATTTCGGTGGGCAGCACCCTGGCGCTGGACGAGGATGAGTACATCCTGCCCCTGCACCGCAACCTGGGCGTGTTCACCGGCCGCAACGTGCCGCTAGACCGCCTCTTTGCGCAGTGGCAGGGCAAAACTACCGGCTACACCAAAGGCCGCGACCGGAGCTTCCACTTCGGCACCAACGAGCACCACATTGTGGGCATGATTTCCCACCTCGGCCCGCAGCTGGCCGTGGCCGGCGGCATTGCCCTAGCAGATCTGCTGGACCGCCGCAATAAAATCACCGTTACCTACAGTGGCGACGGTGGTGCTTCGGAAGGGGATTTCCACGAGGCCCTGAACGTGGCCGCCGTGTGGCAGCTGCCCGTCATCTTCATCATTGAAAACAACGGCTACGGCCTGAGCACCCCCAGCCGCGAGCAGTTCCGCTTCCGCTATTTCATTGATAAAGGCCCCGCCTACGGCATGGAGGCCGTGCAGGTAGATGGCAACAACGTGCTGGAAGTGTATGATACCGTGCGCCGCCTGGCCGAGGACCTGCGCCAGAACCCGCGCCCCGTGCTGCTGGAGGCGCTTACCTTCCGTATGCGCGGCCACGAGGAAGCCTCTGGCACCAAGTACGTGCCGCAGGAGCTGTTTGAGGAGTGGGCCCAGAAAGACCCGGTGCAGAACTATGAAAACTGGCTGATGGAGCAGGGTATTCTGAGCGAAACCGCCCGCCACCAGTTCCGCGAAAAAATCAAAGCCGAAATTGAAGAAGGCCTGCGCGTGGCCGATGCCGTGCCCATGCCTACGGCCAGCCTGCAGGAAGAAATTGCGGATATGTACCGCCCCTTCGCGGCCCCCGACCGCGCCCCTGCCGCCGATGCGCCCGCTACCGACAAGCGCTTTGTGGATGCCATTTCCGATGGCCTGCGTCAGAGCATGGAGGAGTATCCCGAGCTGGTGCTGATGGGCCAGGATATTGCTGACTATGGCGGCGTATTTAAAGTAACGGAAGGCTTTGTAGCCCAGTTTGGCAAGGAGCGGGTGCGCAACACGCCCCTCTGCGAGTCGGCTATTGTGGGAGCCGGTCTGGGTCTGAGCATCAAGGGCAAGAAGGCCATGGTGGAAATGCAGTTTGCTGATTTCGTGACCTGCGGCTTCAACCAGATTGTGAATAACCTGGCCAAGAGCCATTACCGCTGGGGCCAGAACGCCGATGTGGTGGTGCGCATGCCCACTGGCGCCGGCTCGGCAGCCGGTCCGTTTCACTCCCAGAGCAACGAGGCGTGGTTTACCCACACGCCCGGCCTGAAAGTGGTGTACCCCAGCAACCCGCACGATGCCAAAGGCCTGCTGTGCGCGGCCATCGAAGACCCCAACCCGGTGATGTACTTCGAGCACAAAATGCTCTACCGCAGCATCAGCGGCCCCGTGCCCGATGGCTATTATACCACGCCCATTGGCAAAGCCGCCCTGATCCGGGAGGGTGAGGAGCTCAGCATCATTACCTACGGCATGGGCGTGCACTGGGCCACCGCGCTGGCCGCCGAGCTGAACCTGGATTGCGACATTCTGGACCTGCGCACTTTGTTGCCCTGGGACGAGGAAGCCGTGCGCCAGACGGTGGAGAAAAACGGCCGCGTCATTATCC
- the pheS gene encoding phenylalanine--tRNA ligase subunit alpha has translation MQENITRLQTAIEAYDLTTPEQLEQFRIAFTGRKGQLADLFDQLKTVPQEDRRAVGQQLNQLKQLAQARFEERQQQLEAATSNAPADPTFDYTLPTVPNALGTRHPLSLVREEITRILARIGFNVAEGPEIEDDWHNFTALNFPENHPARDMQDTFFVHRTPGEQEWVLRTHTSPVQVRVMKAQQPPIRSIMPGRVYRNEAISARAHMMFHQVEALFVDENVSFADLKQTVYYFVQELFGADVQVRFRPSFFPFTEPSAEIDITCLICKGKGCNICKQTGWVEIGGCGMVDPAVLEQSGIDPERYSGYAWGMGIERIAMLKYQIKDLRLFTENDMRFLRQFEGVQ, from the coding sequence ATGCAGGAGAATATCACGCGGCTGCAGACCGCCATTGAAGCCTACGACCTTACAACCCCGGAACAGCTGGAGCAGTTCCGCATTGCTTTCACGGGTCGTAAAGGACAACTGGCTGATTTATTTGATCAGCTGAAAACCGTACCCCAGGAAGACCGTCGGGCTGTGGGTCAGCAGCTTAACCAGCTCAAGCAGCTGGCGCAGGCCCGCTTTGAGGAGCGCCAGCAGCAGCTGGAGGCCGCCACCAGCAACGCCCCCGCCGACCCTACCTTCGACTACACCCTGCCCACCGTACCCAATGCCCTGGGTACCCGCCACCCGCTGAGCCTGGTGCGTGAAGAAATTACGCGCATTCTGGCCCGCATTGGCTTTAACGTGGCCGAGGGTCCGGAAATTGAGGATGACTGGCACAACTTTACGGCCCTGAACTTCCCCGAAAACCATCCGGCCCGGGATATGCAGGACACGTTCTTTGTACACCGCACCCCCGGCGAGCAGGAATGGGTGCTGCGCACGCACACCAGCCCGGTGCAGGTGCGCGTGATGAAGGCCCAGCAGCCGCCCATCCGCAGCATTATGCCCGGCCGCGTGTACCGCAATGAGGCCATTTCGGCCCGCGCCCACATGATGTTCCATCAGGTGGAGGCACTGTTCGTGGATGAAAACGTGAGCTTCGCCGACCTCAAGCAGACCGTGTACTACTTTGTGCAGGAGCTGTTCGGGGCCGATGTGCAGGTGCGCTTCCGCCCTTCCTTCTTCCCCTTCACCGAGCCCAGCGCGGAAATAGACATCACCTGCCTGATTTGCAAAGGCAAGGGCTGCAACATCTGCAAGCAAACGGGCTGGGTAGAAATTGGCGGCTGCGGCATGGTAGACCCCGCCGTGCTGGAGCAGTCCGGCATCGACCCGGAGCGCTACTCCGGCTACGCCTGGGGCATGGGTATTGAGCGCATTGCCATGCTTAAGTATCAGATCAAAGACCTGCGCCTGTTCACGGAAAACGACATGCGTTTCCTGCGTCAGTTTGAGGGCGTGCAATAA